The following nucleotide sequence is from Stigmatopora nigra isolate UIUO_SnigA chromosome 8, RoL_Snig_1.1, whole genome shotgun sequence.
TTGCGCTCACGGCACTAAGCAGGATGGCCTTTCATCAGCTATAATAGGTTCACCAGTGACCTTAGTGAGGACAAGAACTACAGAGAAAATTGATGGCTGTAAATGCATGCCCAGGCATTCAGAGCGATTCCCATCATGGAAGCATTTGGAATTCTTGAGTGGTCATTGATAACAATTATATCAATCTAAAAATACACAAGTGGACCATCTCTCAGCGTCCTTTTTCTAGAACCACTCAAACAAACATCCATGCAGGATACATTCTCTCAACAACAAGACACTAAGTTAAAAGCTAAAAGTAATGGTGGTGCAGAGATAAGTCAAAGTCCACTGAGAGAGACAAGCTcaagaagaaagaagagaaaagaacAAGGTGAACTCAAACAGCTCTTGTTGATATTGAAGACGGGTCATCTTGATTGCAGACAGGAGATAAAAATATCCAGTGGTAAAAGTCAAGATGAAAGGGTAAGATTAGTCATGAATTAGAACCCAACAACGGCTAAGACTACTATGAGCTGACACATGGtgtgaaaacaaacacattttacttttaattaaCATTTGGCATTGATGTGTCCTTTGAATACAAACTATGTTCGctattaaaattataaaaagtGCAACCTTTGCACGAACAGTTTTTTTATGGATACGAACAGAGGGGGAAAATGGGAGACCCCTTGTCACTtcaaaaaacaccaacaaataGGTGTAAAGTCTTGTGCATGTGTTAATCCCAGTTTGTACAAAGTGCAATGTGATCCCGTGTTGGTGAGTGTTGAGAGCACAGGGTTTATAAATAGGACAGAGGTTTAGGCAGACGCCAGACTAATAATGTTAGGATTACTGCAGTTTTCATTGAATTATGACAGCTCATGAGTGGACCTTTCAACACAATAATATTGTAAATGTAAAgataaacatttaataaatttaAAAGTCCACATTTCAATGTAAATATGTGCATTACTGGCATTGAGAAATGAATGAAGatacattttgtattaaaactattactactaatacttttttccccacatctgTATTTTACAGTCTTTGAGTTGGGGGTACTGCAGATTTGCGGACTGGAGGTGTCAACAGGAAAAGTGTCAAGAGTTGAGGCAATGAATGGTTCCACCGTATTATTACCATGTACCTACTCCTCCTGCATTGGCATTTACAAGCTCTCCTTCAGCTGGCATTTTAACGACAATGGCACCATGATCAAGGTAGATTCCTTACGAGCATCACCATGTAGATATAACCTCTGTTTTCAACTCTGTGCTGCATTTCTAACCAAATCTCATTTGGTTGTGTCAAGTTATGTGAAGGAGTGGTTCCTAGCGAAGGTGTTGTACCCAATGTCAAAGTGGAACACAAGCGAGTGGAGTTTGTGGGCTCATCAAAGACCAACAATATATCCATCCTGCTGTGGAACATTACATTTGAAGATGATGGAGATTACACTTGTTTTGCCAAAAATCCCAAAGAAAAGTACCGCAACCACAGCACAATCTTCACTCTCAAAGTGGTGGATCAAAGTATGAACCATGTTGACTTCACATCATGTATCGTTTTAACATTCTCTCACCATGTCTTATGTCTTTTTGCGCTTTCAGTGATTGAGGTTGACAATACTCTTACTGTCATCATTGGCTCCGTGTTGGGTGGAGTCATTGGTTTAGTTATCATTGTGATGGTGATAAAGGCCCTGGTGGTCCAATTCCTACTGAAAGATGATGAAAAGAAGTAAGTTCCTTGTAATTCATGGCACATGATGCTTCCTATGACTTGTGGCACTTTTTAAACTTTCTCCTATCATAGCTCACAGACATTCCTTTCCTAAAAAAAGTCATATCAGGTTAATATATACAATGCAATCCCACTGCTCACAACAGTTTACAATATACCCGAACAGTTTGCAGTAGAATCTCTCACTTAGCCAACAATATGCCATTGTTGTATGTCAATTATATTTTGCAAAGCTAGTATTTCAATGTATCCATGTCTCTGAGTAATGATTACACGTTTTATTGTTGCATCTTTGGGGTAATCTTTGTCTTATCCCTTGCTACACAGTAAAGAATGCCTGGTTAACGCCTCAGGGAACGACAATACCGAAAATGGACATACAGGAGCCAAAGCTGACAACAAAGGAACTCCAAAGgcatgaacaaaaaacacagcatACATCTGTATGCTtgtgtatatttaaataatatacaCTCTTAATGAATGGACTGTCTTGTCTAGATGCTGAATAGTACACCATACAAATGCACAGTTAAACCATTGCTTGAATTTAAAGAGATATGCAGAAGACTGGGTCACTCTTGTTTACATGGCAGCCCATGAGTTGCAGCGTTCACTCTGTATTGTCAATATCCTGCGCTATTTTAAGTACTTATTGATTGCTGGAGATCaggggtgcccaactccggTTCTCGGGGCCTCTATCCACTCccaccaccaacacacctgactCAAATGATCAACAAGccgtccagaagcttgataacgatTCTGGTTATTTGATTCGAGTATGTTGGAGGaaggagacatggaaaacagactggatagaggCCCCTGAGGACTTGAATTGGCCACCACTACTCTAGATCAATAcactgtttatttgtttttttcccccctaagtACTTTTGACCTGATGTAATACCTGAACATTAATCAACAGGAGGGAAAATGCCAAAAGGGATTGAAATAATTGACAAGTGCAATATAGCTGAAATGGCTCTTCCTTACCTGCGGGATGAGGTTAGTGAAAATTCATTACAGTAAAATGAGTTCATATCTAAATTTTCCTGTGGAATTTCTATATTGTCCCTGCGAAAgggatttttatttatctagaatacatccacattccaaaaacattcaagaGATGTACAGATAGATtccactattttatttttaggaatgAACTCATTTCCAAAGAcatttaaatgcttttttttgctgcttttccaaGACAACAAACTTTAAGTCTATACATTTATTATGTAAAGGTTGCTTTATTCCCTttaaaattatgaaataaatatttgaatgtcCACGTTCAAGGATCAGTTTAGGTCATTTAACCCAAGAAGTAGATTTTGACTGACAACTGAAATCAGGGCTTCCTAAAGCAAACGAATGATCCAGTTCTTCTCAGTTATTCTCCTTTTTTGAGTTTGGGTTTACGCTTTAGCTTCTCAAATCATGTGCCtgctctgcttcttcttctccctctGTTGGCAGGAGAGTTAAATCACAgcaaagttattattttttttaagtgcaagTCCTCCAAGACAATCCCAGTACTACCCAGCTCCTTAGAAAGAATGAATTGAACCATGCTGCTTCTGACTTGTCAATAGATGTATTATTTAgatagaggtttttttttagtttttagcaTGAGTGCAGTTTTGAATACACTATACATGCATGTTGTCTACAAACGAGGAAGAGCATTTGTGAATTCATGAGGTCATAAATAACCATTCACCAAAACATTGTCTGTTGATAGCGTAAAGCAGGTCGGAATAGTGTTGGAATATCAATAAATTAAGTCTTTTATAATGTTATGGCAatacagagagagaaaaatgatcaaaatatttGGGTAAGAATAAGAAAAATTATACTTTCATCAACAATTATatacaattttgtattttaacccTATTAGATTTTTATGATTCCCAATACAAAAAGAGTTCCAAATGTAACttaaatttcaaaatttcaTATACAGTCACATCGCTTTTTGTTTGTCAACTTAAAGACTATTGTTTTAATTTGGCCCAGTAAATTTAACAATGGCTATTACTTTTTCCTTCATTTCTTAGCATATTTCTTTTCCTATGGTTGATTAATTTTTCATAGTGTAGTAGGGATGTATGTCCACGAAAAAAGATGAAGAGatttaatgtatgtatttttatatttttgttttggcttATCTCTATACCAAAATAAGGGGGAAATAGATTTAGTGCCATCCTGCCATTAGCAGTACCACTTTGTGCCCTATAAGCAATTCTGCAGGAGGTTATTTAGGAAGTTGGCATACACGCCGGCCACGCACCCTCACACATACCTGAGATAGAAGGGACAGCTGAgcaccatacacacacacatgaacactAATATTTTATGTAGCCACATACCAGAGAATGGTGCACACTGGACACACAAACAATACAGCACTTTAAAAGAATCCCCCCttttctttattcatttatttaatcaatAGCAGCCATTTAGCTGGTTAATTATTCATCTTTTTCACTTGGGTTAACTCCCTGTTCTCTCATTTATTTGAAGTCTTTCCCTTTTAGCATTAAATAGAGGCAATAATATGCTCATAATTATGCAATAACATATTGAAAGTCACTTTAGAAATGCGTTCGAGACACAAGACCTATCAAAGGCATTGTATAGACACTGGTAAAGTAACACTTAGGCATTGAATAGATTTATATATTAGACGTATTCCTATTTGACTTGGGTCAAGGAAGTGGAATTTCCTTCTGGCTCTGTACTTAGAACACTAAAAATCTGTCATGTTACTTGAgtacaaa
It contains:
- the LOC144200654 gene encoding sodium channel regulatory subunit beta-4-like, translated to MASLGNTGWSVPGLLVAVLLVFELGVLQICGLEVSTGKVSRVEAMNGSTVLLPCTYSSCIGIYKLSFSWHFNDNGTMIKLCEGVVPSEGVVPNVKVEHKRVEFVGSSKTNNISILLWNITFEDDGDYTCFAKNPKEKYRNHSTIFTLKVVDQMIEVDNTLTVIIGSVLGGVIGLVIIVMVIKALVVQFLLKDDEKNKECLVNASGNDNTENGHTGAKADNKGTPKA